In Periplaneta americana isolate PAMFEO1 chromosome 4, P.americana_PAMFEO1_priV1, whole genome shotgun sequence, one DNA window encodes the following:
- the LOC138697982 gene encoding uncharacterized protein isoform X2: protein MECVAGFWSSRVEEGDAPSWSSSSFRPDTSQSQQQQKQSGAKEYPDSKSPPVLSPNFTRGSYRRYMNHLIRSNFSEKLQINFPTKPGNIFSRGNKVRSRRDDVCCTRSSQTSSTTGRKLNYLHNGYSSKLYDMDSPARKQPVTTVPGGDRTNYVLSNRNVNSRDSRFKSLASLSPRAVSGMRGPALPTTNGIGTDGGVVVGNKGDAPSPAPFYSYKHPPSTTRDGTHQSDAEVEETWCSLEKYNAKEITKGRQRKTGAFAITPSRSVKERNDFTVPEQEVAATHTSTALRFPCVEKLIHKYTAMIEEQRERVLAERQNQSRRKQRDMEDNPQQCEASNLSAVSWSSSSDLSGRLSQLPLQNVSVDTAEQATKDRQQCRNVGKEQSTSQCVLYGEHIRSIAKPHREDDDVVFTAKHPLTCGAIKQSEACLQHAVARDCATEQSEGPDRHSGDFSLNREQCNVEFKPSEGREETDSDMTHPMGRCELKVSEVDCSDGIVHSQHSQPLNDIVMNAQKEEKGCKVSKKEGAKETDDDGLLNPVESTTSLFIKASPHVEPNIGHVGGITTASTGAQDAGDEGRHTLQLPRAPQRSVSPAISSSASDEGCSVIPPPESSLTPCSSEDDIKKLADRAGPKSSTSRWTWPHVNNDQDNEVQARLQRHEYGRCGSSDSAVCLLPSDDERRMQMRESDRRQPSTDSDIDFMNSAGPASCDKAMLLDRYANKSTTVFSFDVENLQKYFWKDGLSPKETRRDSDVFPESADVGVPRGDIFFEEMRHTKETVCDDVCDSGIDRDTFLTSAGDSCWDISSVDVKTDEGETYSVDDDRNQFRSSIGSFDDGYPYRHRRRQFRKLTSMLSCESGVVEDEDCSRKSSTAEPGENTDNDEYLVDLRRQSTQSFQTDDDESGSNSQYRYWRTPSVVVSDYSDDVPYFTSVTLEELEQLRIENSSHQRKEVSSSECGSAASSVSGSVSASALDTDYALRTPERKASDCSTCSTLSGDEDASCDALLQPVRTKPKVTLYVLKTFGKRDKFLPLTENE from the coding sequence TGTTGCTGGTTTCTGGAGTAGTCGTGTGGAGGAAGGAGATGCTCCGTCCTGGTCGTCCAGCTCGTTTCGCCCCGACACTAGTCAGAGTCAACAACAACAAAAGCAAAGTGGGGCGAAAGAATACCCCGACAGCAAATCTCCTCCTGTCCTATCTCCAAATTTCACTCGAGGTTCCTACAGAAGATACATGAACCATTTAATCCGATCTAATTTTTCTGAAAAGTTGCAAATTAATTTTCCAACAAAACCAGGAAACATTTTTTCGAGAGGCAATAAAGTTCGCTCACGCCGAGACGACGTTTGCTGCACACGCAGTAGCCAGACCTCGTCTACTACGGGAAGAAAGCTAAACTATTTGCATAATGGTTACAGTTCCAAACTATACGATATGGATTCCCCAGCGAGGAAACAGCCAGTAACTACCGTTCCTGGTGGAGATAGAACGAACTATGTTCTAAGTAATAGGAATGTTAATTCGAGAGATAGTCGCTTTAAGTCGCTGGCGTCGTTATCTCCACGAGCTGTCAGCGGCATGAGGGGACCCGCACTACCGACAACAAACGGTATAGGAACAGATGGTGGGGTGGTTGTCGGCAATAAGGGTGACGCCCCTTCCCCCGCCCCTTTCTACTCCTACAAACACCCTCCGTCGACCACGAGGGACGGAACACATCAGTCCGATGCGGAAGTCGAAGAAACGTGGTGTTCTTTAGAAAAATATAACGCGAAGGAAATTACTAAGGGCAGGCAGAGGAAGACGGGCGCTTTCGCAATAACTCCATCGCGATCGGTGAAAGAACGGAATGATTTCACAGTTCCCGAGCAGGAAGTTGCAGCGACTCATACGTCAACAGCGCTGCGCTTCCCTTGCGTGGAGAAACTAATTCACAAGTACACAGCCATGATCGAGGAGCAGCGGGAGAGAGTCCTGGCGGAGAGGCAGAACCAGTCCAGAAGGAAGCAGCGCGACATGGAGGACAACCCCCAACAATGTGAGGCTTCGAACCTGTCTGCTGTTAGTTGGAGCTCTAGCAGCGATCTTAGCGGCCGTTTGTCGCAACTCCCACTACAAAACGTGAGCGTGGACACTGCGGAACAAGCAACGAAGGACCGACAACAATGCCGGAATGTTGGTAAAGAGCAGTCGACATCACAGTGTGTGCTATATGGTGAACACATCAGAAGTATCGCAAAACCGCACAGGGAAGATGACGATGTGGTATTTACAGCCAAACATCCTCTGACGTGTGGTGCAATAAAGCAATCAGAGGCTTGTTTACAGCACGCCGTTGCCAGGGACTGTGCGACAGAACAAAGCGAAGGACCTGACCGTCATAGTGGGGATTTTTCGTTAAATAGGGAACAGTGCAACGTTGAGTTTAAACCTTCTGAAGGGCGGGAAGAGACGGACAGTGATATGACACATCCGATGGGTAGGTGCGAATTAAAAGTGAGTGAAGTGGACTGCAGTGACGGTATTGTGCATTCACAACACAGCCAACCGCTTAACGATATTGTTATGAATgcccagaaagaagaaaagggttGTAAAGTGAGCAAGAAAGAGGGAGCGAAAGAAACCGACGATGATGGACTTTTAAACCCTGTGGAATCAACGACCTCATTGTTTATCAAAGCATCGCCACATGTCGAACCAAACATCGGCCACGTGGGCGGCATCACTACAGCATCCACAGGTGCACAAGACGCGGGAGACGAAGGTCGCCATACATTACAGTTGCCACGTGCTCCTCAGCGATCTGTGAGTCCCGCCATAAGCAGCTCTGCCTCGGACGAGGGATGCTCGGTAATCCCACCACCCGAGAGCAGCTTGACGCCTTGCAGCAGCGAAGACGACATCAAGAAGCTCGCCGACAGAGCGGGGCCCAAGTCCTCTACGTCGAGATGGACGTGGCCACACGTCAACAATGACCAGGACAACGAGGTCCAAGCTCGCCTGCAGAGACACGAATATGGCAGATGCGGGAGCTCGGATTCTGCCGTGTGTCTGTTGCCTAGCGACGACGAGAGACGGATGCAGATGAGGGAGTCAGATCGGAGACAGCCAAGTACAGACAGTGACATAGACTTCATGAATTCTGCGGGTCCCGCTTCTTGCGACAAAGCGATGCTGTTGGACCGATACGCGAACAAATCTACCACAGTGTTCTCTTTCGACGTGGAAAATCTGCAGAAGTATTTTTGGAAAGATGGGCTTTCTCCAAAGGAAACGAGGAGGGATTCTGACGTTTTTCCGGAATCGGCCGATGTTGGTGTACCGCGTGGAGATATTTTCTTTGAGGAAATGCGGCATACAAAGGAAACAGTGTGCGACGATGTCTGTGATAGTGGCATAGACAGGGATACATTCTTAACCAGTGCCGGCGATTCTTGCTGGGATATTAGTTCTGTGGATGTGAAAACCGACGAAGGTGAGACATACAGTGTAGACGATGATAGAAATCAATTCAGATCCTCCATCGGATCTTTCGACGATGGCTACCCTTATAGACACAGACGAAGGCAGTTCAGGAAACTGACGAGTATGTTAAGTTGTGAGAGTGGCGTCGTTGAGGATGAAGATTGCAGCAGAAAAAGCAGCACGGCAGAGCCTGGGGAAAACACAGACAACGATGAGTACCTTGTCGATCTCCGACGACAATCTACCCAGAGTTTCCAGACGGACGACGACGAATCGGGTTCGAACTCCCAGTACCGGTACTGGAGAACACCGTCGGTGGTGGTCAGCGACTACTCGGACGATGTCCCTTACTTCACTTCCGTCACCCTGGAGGAGTTGGAACAATTGAGGATCGAGAATTCGTCTCATCAACGCAAAGAAGTGTCATCGTCAGAGTGTGGAAGTGCCGCGAGTTCTGTGAGTGGCAGTGTTAGTGCAAGTGCCTTAGATACGGATTACGCTCTCAGGACTCCTGAAAGGAAGGCTTCGGATTGCAGCACCTGCAGCACCCTTAGCGGCGACGAAGATGCCAGCTGTGATGCTCTTCTGCAGCCCGTCAGGACCAAACCAAAG